In a single window of the Neosynechococcus sphagnicola sy1 genome:
- a CDS encoding bifunctional riboflavin kinase/FAD synthetase produces the protein MWVTSSLTTALTPTTVALGNFDGVHRGHRRVIQPIVVDSLSPAASGGKRLPGDSSPGAYSGGDTSTSLSGTEGCVGLIAPAAVSAHPYPTVVTFHPHPQEFFSGESRLLLTPFDQKVLQLQALGVEQLVQLPFDRELADLSPSAFVETILVNQLRATQISVGENFQFGCQRSGTSRDLQMIAGRYGIEVMIVPIQTCEHAAISSSSIRQLLQEGAIAAANYLLGYDYCLVGTVVPGAQLGRTLGFPTANLQIPGIKFLPRQGVYAVRVTSSTLKPDLGTLSGVMNLGFRPTVDGHQQVIEVHLLDWSGDLYGQTLVVSLEQFLRPEQKFSTLDDLQAQIQLDCRAARAILMPPR, from the coding sequence GTGTGGGTCACTTCTTCTCTTACTACCGCGCTAACGCCAACCACCGTTGCCCTGGGGAATTTTGATGGGGTGCATCGGGGACATCGCCGTGTGATTCAACCGATTGTTGTAGACTCTCTATCCCCTGCTGCCAGTGGCGGCAAGCGGTTGCCAGGAGACTCCTCACCAGGTGCCTACAGTGGAGGCGATACTTCTACTTCTCTCAGCGGCACAGAGGGATGTGTCGGCTTGATTGCACCCGCTGCGGTGAGTGCCCATCCCTATCCGACGGTGGTCACCTTCCATCCCCATCCCCAAGAATTCTTCTCCGGTGAATCCCGCTTGTTGCTGACCCCCTTCGACCAAAAAGTCCTGCAATTGCAGGCTCTAGGGGTGGAACAACTGGTGCAACTACCCTTTGATCGAGAATTGGCAGATCTCAGTCCCTCAGCGTTTGTGGAAACAATTCTCGTCAATCAGTTACGAGCCACCCAAATCAGTGTGGGAGAAAATTTCCAGTTTGGCTGCCAACGGTCGGGAACGTCCCGCGATCTGCAAATGATCGCGGGACGTTATGGGATTGAGGTGATGATTGTACCCATTCAAACCTGTGAACACGCAGCCATCAGTAGTTCCAGTATTCGCCAACTCCTGCAAGAGGGAGCGATCGCCGCTGCCAATTACCTTTTGGGCTATGACTACTGCCTGGTGGGGACGGTGGTACCGGGGGCACAGTTAGGACGTACCCTGGGTTTCCCCACGGCAAATTTGCAGATCCCTGGGATTAAATTTCTGCCCCGACAGGGAGTTTACGCGGTTCGGGTCACCAGTTCCACCCTGAAGCCCGATCTAGGAACCCTTTCAGGGGTAATGAATCTGGGCTTTCGTCCCACGGTCGATGGTCACCAGCAGGTGATTGAGGTGCATCTCCTGGATTGGTCAGGGGATCTCTATGGGCAAACCCTGGTGGTGAGTTTGGAGCAGTTTTTGCGACCGGAACAAAAATTTTCGACTCTAGACGACTTGCAGGCGCAGATCCAGTTAGACTGTAGGGCAGCCAGAGCCATACTGATGCCCCCTCGATAA
- a CDS encoding AAA family ATPase — protein sequence MRDRIELLIQHLGQTIVGKQDAIRLILVAFLSGGHALLEDVPGVGKTLLAKTLARSIEGRFQRIQCTPDLLPSDITGTNIWNPRSGEFEFLPGPAFANVLLADEINRATPRTQSALLEVMEERQITVDGVTRLVPSPFFVIATQNPIEYQGTFPLPEAQMDRFTLAFSLGYPTELEELQMLQRLQGRSGMEELKPCLSLADVQELRQCCAQVAVKLPLQQYIVDLVRATRQDEAVLLGVSPRGAVALQRATQALAFLEDRDFAIPDDVKFLATHVLAHRMIPAAGKKTQQVVERLLQSVPVP from the coding sequence ATGAGAGACCGGATTGAATTACTGATCCAGCATTTGGGTCAAACGATTGTGGGTAAGCAGGATGCCATTCGCCTGATTTTAGTTGCGTTTCTGTCGGGTGGTCATGCCCTGTTAGAGGATGTACCAGGGGTGGGGAAGACCCTACTGGCTAAGACCCTGGCTCGCTCCATCGAAGGCCGATTTCAGCGGATTCAATGTACCCCTGATCTCTTGCCCTCTGATATTACAGGCACTAACATTTGGAACCCTCGCAGCGGAGAGTTTGAGTTTTTACCGGGGCCAGCCTTCGCCAATGTGCTATTGGCGGATGAGATTAATCGGGCCACCCCTCGCACCCAATCGGCCTTATTAGAAGTGATGGAGGAACGCCAGATTACGGTGGATGGAGTGACTCGCTTGGTTCCGAGTCCATTTTTCGTCATTGCCACCCAGAATCCTATTGAGTATCAGGGAACCTTTCCCCTCCCAGAAGCCCAGATGGATCGCTTTACCCTTGCCTTTAGCTTGGGTTACCCCACGGAGTTGGAAGAGTTACAGATGCTGCAACGCCTCCAGGGGAGAAGTGGCATGGAGGAGCTGAAGCCCTGTCTCTCCCTCGCCGATGTGCAAGAATTACGGCAATGCTGTGCTCAAGTTGCCGTGAAGTTACCCCTCCAGCAGTACATTGTCGATTTAGTCCGAGCCACCCGTCAGGATGAGGCGGTACTCCTCGGGGTTAGTCCCCGGGGTGCAGTAGCACTGCAACGAGCCACTCAAGCCTTGGCCTTTTTAGAGGATCGGGACTTTGCGATCCCGGATGATGTGAAGTTCTTGGCCACCCATGTTTTAGCTCACCGCATGATTCCTGCGGCCGGTAAAAAGACCCAGCAGGTGGTTGAACGCCTGCTCCAATCTGTTCCAGTTCCCTAG